From Cannabis sativa cultivar Pink pepper isolate KNU-18-1 chromosome 8, ASM2916894v1, whole genome shotgun sequence, a single genomic window includes:
- the LOC115698661 gene encoding histone H4, with protein sequence MSGRGKGGKGLGKGGAKRHRKVLRDNIQGITKPAIRRLARRGGVKRISGLIYEETRGVLKIFLENVIRDAVTYTEHARRKTVTAMDVVYALKRQGRTLYGFGG encoded by the coding sequence ATGTCAGGAAGAGGCAAAGGAGGAAAGGGTTTGGGAAAGGGAGGAGCCAAGAGGCATCGCAAGGTTCTTCGGGACAATATCCAGGGCATCACCAAGCCCGCCATTCGCCGTTTGGCCAGGCGTGGCGGCGTTAAGCGTATCAGCGGTCTCATCTACGAGGAGACCCGTGGCGTACTCAAGATCTTTCTAGAGAACGTCATCCGTGACGCCGTCACTTACACTGAGCACGCTCGCCGGAAGACTGTTACCGCCATGGACGTCGTCTATGCTTTGAAAAGACAAGGACGAACTCTGTACGGATTCGGAGGCTGA